Proteins encoded in a region of the Candidatus Cloacimonadota bacterium genome:
- a CDS encoding riboflavin synthase, giving the protein MFTGIIESTAKIISIRTDNGSKYFQIKRPDLFNDIKPGSSIACNGICLTVLELDLDSFTVQVMHETLQKSNAQTWRNDTILNLERALKLGDRLDGHWVLGHVDRTAKFLRKEQHGNTFYYHYELHHQDRQLLIPQGSIAINGISLTIASLGSREFSIALIEHTQINSNLPLIRSGELVNLEYDPLGKYILRKNL; this is encoded by the coding sequence ATGTTCACGGGAATTATTGAAAGTACAGCAAAAATCATCTCTATTAGAACCGATAATGGTAGCAAATATTTTCAAATCAAACGTCCAGATTTGTTCAATGACATAAAACCCGGCTCTTCCATAGCCTGTAATGGCATCTGTTTAACTGTGTTAGAATTGGATTTAGATTCATTTACAGTCCAAGTAATGCACGAAACGCTACAAAAAAGCAATGCTCAAACTTGGCGAAACGATACAATTCTAAATCTTGAGCGCGCTTTGAAGCTGGGTGACCGCTTAGATGGACATTGGGTGCTGGGTCATGTGGACAGAACTGCAAAGTTTTTGCGCAAAGAACAGCATGGTAATACATTCTACTATCATTACGAGCTACATCACCAGGATAGACAACTGCTTATTCCGCAAGGCTCTATTGCTATAAATGGAATAAGTTTAACTATCGCATCTTTGGGTAGTAGAGAGTTTTCCATAGCATTGATTGAACACACTCAGATCAATAGCAACTTGCCCCTCATCCGATCTGGTGAACTGGTAAATCTGGAGTATGATCCTTTGGGAAAATACATTTTGAGAAAAAACTTATGA
- the recR gene encoding recombination mediator RecR has protein sequence MYNSDILEKLIESLSRFPGIGKKTAERLSWHLLGGDKVFALELAENIKTAVETFKPCSRCLMLSESDPCPICSSPDRNLDKICIVEHSSDIPIIERMNEYRGLYFVLGHLLSPIDGFGPREIHSEELSRRVEEVKPKEIILALKPSAEGEATIHYIWEIFKKREISITRLSTGIPFGGDLEYSSSNTLRSAWARRYSV, from the coding sequence ATGTATAATAGCGATATTCTGGAAAAACTCATCGAAAGCCTATCCCGTTTTCCCGGAATTGGCAAAAAGACCGCAGAGCGTCTTTCCTGGCACTTGTTAGGGGGAGATAAGGTCTTTGCTTTGGAGCTAGCAGAAAATATCAAAACTGCAGTGGAAACATTCAAACCCTGTTCACGATGTCTGATGCTTTCCGAAAGTGATCCCTGCCCAATCTGTTCGTCTCCAGATCGAAACCTCGATAAGATTTGTATTGTAGAACACAGTTCCGATATACCGATTATCGAACGAATGAATGAATATCGAGGTTTATACTTTGTTTTAGGGCATTTGCTTTCACCAATCGATGGCTTTGGACCTCGTGAAATTCATTCCGAAGAACTATCTCGCCGTGTAGAGGAAGTAAAACCTAAAGAAATAATTCTTGCCCTCAAACCATCGGCAGAAGGAGAAGCTACTATTCACTATATCTGGGAGATATTCAAAAAGCGAGAAATCAGTATTACCCGGCTTTCAACCGGTATACCTTTTGGCGGCGATTTAGAGTACAGTAGCAGCAACACCCTAAGAAGCGCTTGGGCAAGGCGTTACAGCGTATAG